One window of Nostoc sp. C052 genomic DNA carries:
- a CDS encoding ATP-binding protein: MLCVEELINLDPFQQLPKERLQWVCDRAQTVELSAGAVLSYEGDPVCRLFILVKGKINITRRSEGVEIPIGQHEAPSFFGEIPVLTDEPAPVTMRALTNCHIYEMKGDDFRKLLHECRDFERMVFRIMQRRVRGLESFIRGREKMAALGTLAAGLAHELNNPAAALVRTLGEMPAAILELQRMNLVYGQRNVDEAHTQHWLRVRDQGYDAILNNRVDPVTLSDREDILLEWLEDYGVKQAWKLAEPLAEGGVEVETLEQLMERWRNDDTELREMGLHWLALSFEVMSMIKHGLRGSERISELVQAMKSYSYLDQGIQQEVDIHQGLEDTLRLFAHKLKSGVQVQRNYDRGLPKILAYGSELNQVWTNLIDNAIDAMDGKGLLEIKTWYCDRYAHIDIIDSGCGIPLEIKTRIFEPFFTTKSVGHGSGLGLETTRRIVENRHHGTLSFESQPGRTCFTICLPLTS, from the coding sequence ATGTTATGTGTTGAAGAATTAATCAACTTAGACCCATTTCAACAACTTCCTAAAGAGCGGTTGCAGTGGGTTTGCGATCGCGCTCAAACAGTTGAACTTTCGGCCGGAGCAGTGTTGTCCTATGAGGGAGACCCTGTATGTCGCTTATTTATCTTGGTTAAAGGTAAAATCAACATCACCCGCCGTAGTGAAGGCGTGGAAATTCCCATCGGGCAACACGAAGCCCCATCTTTTTTTGGTGAAATTCCTGTACTCACGGATGAACCTGCACCTGTGACGATGAGGGCATTGACAAATTGCCATATCTATGAAATGAAGGGAGATGACTTTCGTAAACTGCTGCATGAATGTCGTGATTTTGAGCGGATGGTCTTCCGAATTATGCAGCGTCGTGTCCGGGGGCTAGAGTCTTTCATTCGTGGGCGGGAAAAGATGGCAGCTTTAGGGACACTTGCTGCCGGTTTAGCTCATGAACTCAACAACCCAGCCGCCGCCCTGGTTCGGACTTTAGGAGAAATGCCCGCCGCCATCCTAGAGTTACAACGAATGAACTTAGTTTATGGGCAACGCAATGTTGACGAAGCCCATACTCAACATTGGTTGAGAGTACGGGATCAGGGCTATGATGCGATTTTGAATAATCGTGTAGATCCGGTGACACTAAGCGATCGCGAAGACATATTGCTGGAATGGTTAGAAGACTATGGTGTAAAACAAGCCTGGAAATTAGCAGAACCTTTAGCGGAAGGTGGTGTTGAGGTTGAAACCTTAGAGCAACTCATGGAACGTTGGCGCAACGACGACACAGAATTGCGAGAAATGGGATTGCACTGGTTAGCGCTTTCCTTTGAAGTCATGTCGATGATTAAACATGGTTTGCGAGGATCTGAGAGGATTTCCGAACTTGTGCAAGCGATGAAGTCTTATTCTTACCTCGATCAAGGTATTCAGCAAGAAGTAGATATACATCAAGGCTTGGAAGATACCTTGCGATTGTTTGCCCATAAACTCAAGAGTGGTGTGCAAGTGCAACGCAATTACGATCGGGGTCTTCCAAAAATTCTTGCCTATGGCAGTGAATTAAATCAAGTGTGGACAAACTTAATTGACAACGCCATTGATGCAATGGATGGTAAAGGATTGCTGGAAATTAAAACTTGGTATTGCGATCGCTATGCTCATATTGACATTATCGACTCTGGCTGTGGAATTCCACTGGAAATTAAAACGCGCATTTTTGAACCCTTCTTCACGACCAAATCAGTAGGGCATGGATCGGGATTGGGTTTAGAAACTACTCGCCGGATTGTAGAAAATCGCCATCACGGTACACTCTCATTTGAATCGCAGCCAGGTAGAACTTGTTTCACCATCTGCTTACCTTTGACATCTTGA